A DNA window from Fragaria vesca subsp. vesca linkage group LG3, FraVesHawaii_1.0, whole genome shotgun sequence contains the following coding sequences:
- the LOC101306606 gene encoding demethylmenaquinone methyltransferase-like: protein MGKAGSRDWTQIYAIYGLDQWQTIVFLLFHAVLFTILSLLYLTYFDPITLFFHRLLPIASARFAAGFTGSVTALSALCLFFASFHFLHSSLPLHYDVVQRMVASVHDWSTVKHALDLGCGRGILLNAVATQLKKEGSSGRVVGLDRSRMTSLNTLRTAKLEGVGEYVTCREGDPRRLPFGDNYFDVVVSAVFVHTVGKEYGHRTVEASAERMRVVGEMVRVLKPGGSGVVWDLLHVPEYVRRLQELKMEDIRVSERVTAFMVSSQIVSFRKPSQHSFGLGEVRLDWRC, encoded by the coding sequence ATGGGGAAAGCAGGAAGCAGAGACTGGACTCAGATCTACGCCATATACGGGCTAGACCAGTGGCAGACCATAGTATTCCTTCTCTTCCACGCTGTGCTTTTTACCATTCTGTCCCTCCTGTACCTCACTTACTTCGACCCGATCACTCTCTTCTTCCACCGCCTCCTCCCCATCGCCTCCGCCCGCTTTGCCGCCGGCTTCACCGGCTCCGTCACCGCGCTCTCCGCCCTCTGCCTCTTCTTCGCGTCCTTCCACTTCCTCCACTCCTCCCTCCCGCTCCACTACGACGTCGTCCAGCGCATGGTCGCCTCCGTCCACGACTGGTCCACCGTCAAGCACGCCCTCGACCTCGGCTGCGGCCGCGGCATCCTCCTCAACGCCGTCGCCACCCAGCTCAAGAAAGAAGGCAGCTCGGGCCGGGTCGTCGGGCTGGACCGGTCCAGGATGACCAGCCTCAACACGTTACGCACTGCCAAGCTGGAAGGCGTCGGGGAGTACGTCACTTGCCGTGAGGGTGACCCCAGGCGATTGCCGTTCGGGGACAACTACTTCGACGTGGTGGTATCCGCTGTGTTCGTCCACACCGTAGGGAAGGAGTACGGCCATCGGACGGTGGAGGCTTCCGCGGAGAGGATGAGGGTGGTCGGTGAGATGGTCCGGGTATTAAAGCCCGGTGGGTCCGGGGTCGTGTGGGACCTACTGCACGTTCCGGAATACGTGCGGAGACTGCAGGAGCTCAAGATGGAGGACATTCGGGTCTCGGAGCGGGTCACGGCCTTCATGGTCAGCAGTCAAATCGTGTCGTTTAGAAAGCCCAGTCAGCACTCTTTTGGGCTTGGAGAGGTCAGGCTGGACTGGAGATGCTGA
- the LOC101302250 gene encoding putative disease resistance protein RGA1-like, with product MAEALIKVLLEQLATVAFDHTKEAMKLILNAETEVQKFSSNLKAIQAVLEDAEKQQVEKASVRNWLDGLNDVSYEMIDVLDEWNTEILKQKALGVVTAEKKKTFKKVCFSIPSNCFCFRQVNKASHLYKIATEIKVLNGKLTLIATQKEQFEFHQSSIHSRDGQLIKPLETSSFVKISEIFGREEATADLLSKLLSESSDEEGKRVLIIPIVGMGGMGKTTLAQLAYNNKTVETCFEERVWVCVSDPFDGVKIAKAIISGTGNTAPDSTVLQDVLQCMSRCLEGKKCLIVLDDVWTEDQSEWESLKLSVIMEACAKDSKIVVTTRKEKVAEIMGATTQMIHLEKLSDENCLALFNSIAFLGREEDKDNGFGAIGEKIAKKCNGLPLAARTLGALMHNKKKRGEWQEVLDSKIWALKEVKQQVFRPLLLSYYELAPTVRRCLLYCATFVKDYQFNKQNLIELWMSHDYFSGKDYKEKETTGQYVFETLVMRSFFQDVVEKEDYYNISSSIYCKMHDIVHDFVLFLNKNECFTVEIKEANARRMRISEEQ from the exons ATGGCCGAGGCACTCATCAAGGTGCTTCTGGAACAATTGGCTACAGTTGCTTTTGACCACACAAAAGAAGCTATGAAGCTGATTCTGAATGCTGAGACTGAGGTCCAAAAATTCAGCAGCAATCTCAAAGCAATTCAAGCTGTGCTGGAGGATGCTGAGAAGCAGCAAGTGGAGAAGGCCAGCGTGAGAAACTGGTTGGATGGGCTCAATGATGTCTCTTACGAGATGATTGACGTGCTAGATGAGTGGAACACTGAAATCCTGAAACAAAAAGCATTGGGAGTCGTTACTGCTGAGAAAAAGAAAACCTTCAAGAAGGTATGCTTCTCCATCCCTTCGAATTGCTTTTGTTTTCGCCAAGTCAATAAGGCAAGTCATCTGTATAAAATAGCTACTGAGATAAAAGTGTTGAATGGAAAGTTAACTCTGATTGCTACTCAAAAAGAACAGTTTGAGTTTCATCAATCCTCAATTCATAGCAGAGATGGACAACTTATCAAACCGCTGGAAACTTCATCATTTGTCAAAATTTCTGAAATATTTGGCAGAGAAGAAGCAACAGCTGATTTGTTGAGCAAATTGTTGAGTGAGAGTAGTGATGAAGAAGGGAAAAGGGTCCTTATCATCCCTATAGTGGGTATGGGAGGGATGGGCAAGACAACTCTTGCCCAATTAGCTTACAACAATAAAACTGTCGAAACGTGTTTTGAAGAGAGAGTATGGGTTTGTGTCTCAGATCCCTTTGATGGGGTGAAGATTGCCAAAGCCATTATTAGTGGTACTGGTAATACCGCCCCAGATTCAACAGTGTTGCAAGATGTCTTGCAGTGTATGTCTAGATGTCTTGAGGGCAAGAAGTGCCTCATTGTCCTAGATGATGTGTGGACCGAAGACCAAAGTGAGTGGGAAAGTTTAAAGTTATCAGTAATAATGGAAGCTTGTGCTAAAGATAGTAAAATCGTGGTGACCACACGAAAAGAGAAAGTTGCGGAAATTATGGGAGCAACAACTCAAATGATCCATTTAGAGAAGCTGAGTGATGAAAATTGTTTGGCATTGTTCAATAGCATTGCGTTTTTGGGGAGGGAAGAGGATAAGGATAATGGGTTTGGAGCTATAGGTGAGAAAATAGCAAAAAAATGTAACGGATTGCCACTTGCTGCAAGAACTTTAGGTGCTCTCATGCACAATAAGAAGAAAAGGGGAGAATGGCAAGAGGTCTTGGATAGTAAGATATGGGCTCTAAAAGAGGTTAAGCAACAAGTTTTTCGGCCACTTTTACTAAGTTATTATGAGTTGGCCCCTACAGTTAGACGTTGTCTTTTATATTGTGCTACATTTGTAAAAGATTATCAATTCAACAAACAAAATTTGATTGAGTTGTGGATGTCACATGATTATTTTAGCGGGAAAGACTATAAAGAAAAGGAAACAACAGGTCAATATGTTTTCGAGACCTTAGTGATGCGATCGTTTTTCCAGGATGTTGTGGAAAAAGAAGACTACTACAATATAAGCAGTAGTATATATTGTAAAATGCATGATATTGTGCATGACTTTGTGCTGTTCCTCAATAAGAATGAGTGCTTTACAGTGGAGATTAAAGAAGCAAATGCAAGAAGAATGAGAATAAGTGAGGAG CAGTGA
- the LOC101307470 gene encoding putative disease resistance RPP13-like protein 1-like, translated as MSSIDIKAISQMKCLRTLNLSHNKMREIPEEIGELIHLRYLDLSQNYMEKLPDSLGNLYNLQTLCLTGCLVLIRLPETMGNLINLKHLHNEGCSYLGYLPREMARLTSLQTLNECTLTDEGLKLGDLGSLDQLQGSLWIKLKENLKDATSDAEKAPLLNTKLRFLMLWFFEPYQDLEALQPHQDLETLTIYWYGGTRVPSWMISLQNLRYLCLDGWSECECLPPLGKLPFLEKIDVRGMKKVKTVRDEFLGIMDTQTSASSSSVFFPKLKDLRFDSMDELEQWEGVGGDEITIMPCLASLTISYCTKLMNLPLFLRDTPVKEVSISRCPRSIVMPVWPDNCDVHISFL; from the coding sequence ATGAGTAGCATAGATATAAAAGCAATTTCACAAATGAAATGTCTGAGGACATTAAATTTGAGCCACAACAAGATGAGAGAAATTCCAGAAGAGATTGGTGAATTGATACATTTGAGGTATCTCGACTTGTCTCAAAATTACATGGAGAAACTACCAGACAGTTTGGGGAATTTATACAACTTGCAAACCTTGTGTCTGACTGGCTGCTTGGTGCTTATAAGACTGCCTGAAACTATGGGGAACTTGATTAATTTAAAGCATCTTCATAACGAGGGTTGTTCATACCTGGGGTACTTGCCTAGAGAGATGGCGAGATTAACAAGTCTGCAAACACTAAATGAGTGTACTCTCACCGATGAAGGCTTGAAACTAGGAGATCTGGGAAGCTTGGACCAGCTTCAGGGTAGTCTCTGGATTAAACTCAAGGAGAATTTGAAGGATGCTACGAGTGATGCAGAGAAGGCTCCCTTGTTGAATACAAAGCTTCGGTTTTTGATGCTATGGTTTTTTGAGCCATATCAAGATCTGGAGGCGTTACAGCCGCATCAAGATCTGGAGACTTTAACTATTTATTGGTATGGTGGCACCAGGGTGCCCAGTTGGATGATATCCTTGCAGAATTTGAGATATCTTTGTCTCGATGGTTGGAGTGAATGTGAATGTTTGCCTCCTCTTGGGAAATTGCCCTTCCTTGAGAAGATAGACGTAAGGGGAATGAAGAAAGTGAAGACGGTTAGAGATGAATTTTTGGGAATAATGGACACTCAGACATCAGCATCCTCATCCTCTGTTTTCTTCCCGAAATTGAAAGACCTCAGGTTCGACAGCATGGATGAGTTGGAACAGTGGGAAGGAGTTGGAGGTGATGAAATTACAATTATGCCATGCCTTGCTTCATTGACAATTAGCTACTGCACTAAGCTAATGAACCTGCCACTCTTTCTGCGAGACACACCAGTGAAGGAAGTTTCCATCAGTAGATGTCCTCGGAGTATCGTAATGCCTGTCTGGCCCGACAACTGTGACGTCCACATTAGCTTTTTATGA
- the LOC101307183 gene encoding uncharacterized protein LOC101307183, translating to MASKLLRLVQDQNLNVHSDGASVAGKGAFKSTKKGGLAGRKPLGDLSNRGKPDFTKATRKPALNNFPEIIADASNRKGISKTSGKVKTRSIRKPLNDVSNYTVKPRLQKTSIVVSEASSCEYENEGFLHDHSLCIKARREASEMEQMDIFWMINGPTPSKNLSSPPKPSQLTEVEQESAAEYLKEIPEDQYTLLPITRDSVSSPPCSPLPSPDRYTNLHPIWEDCDFQVMESP from the exons ATGGCATCAAAACTTCTTCGTTTGGTGCAAGATCAGAACCTCAATGTTCACTCTGATG GAGCTTCTGTTGCGGGAAAGGGAGCATTCAAATCAACAAAGAAAGGTGGACTTGCTGGAAGGAAACCTTTGGGAGACCTATCAAATAGGGGGAAGCCTGATTTCACCAAGGCAACAAGAAAGCCTGCTCTGAACAATTTTCCCGAAATCATTGCTGATGCAAGCAATAGGAAAGGCATATCTAAAACCTCTGGTAAAGTGAAGACTAGAAGCATCCGAAAGCCTCTAAATGATGTGTCTAATTACACAGTGAAGCCACGGCTTCAGAAGACTTCTATTGTTGTGTCAGAGGCATCTTCTTGTGAGTATGAGAACGAAGGTTTCCTTCATGACCATAGCCTGTGCATCAAAGCAAGGAGAGAGGCTTCGGAGATGGAACAAATGGATATATTTTGGATGATAAATGGACCAACTCCATCCAAGAACCTCTCATCTCCACCAAAACCTTCTCAGTTAACTGAAGTGGAG CAGGAGAGTGCAGCTGAGTACTTGAAAGAGATACCTGAGGATCAATACACCTTGCTTCCAATCACGCGGGACTCAGTCTCTTCACCTCCTTGTTCTCCACTTCCATCACCAGATCGCTATACCAATTTGCATCCGATTTGGGAGGACTGTGATTTTCAGGTGATGGAATCACCATAG